Proteins from a genomic interval of Coccinella septempunctata chromosome 2, icCocSept1.1, whole genome shotgun sequence:
- the LOC123306979 gene encoding MAP kinase-activated protein kinase 2-like, protein MRQLAAAVTECHRRQIVHRDIKPANILRRRCRFLLADFGLAETLTTTQPLLTEPAGTMVYWAPEQRRLEPYDTSVDLWALGLVAVEVATGLPCRQGGTALGLIPGRQIPCGDGAVEIPRPMVHRRFAPG, encoded by the coding sequence ATGCGGCAGTTAGCAGCAGCCGTGACGGAGTGTCATCGTCGGCAAATAGTACACCGAGACATCAAGCCAGCCAATATCTTACGCCGCCGGTGTCGATTCCTGCTGGCAGATTTTGGGTTGGCCGAAACACTTACCACCACCCAACCCCTGCTCACCGAACCAGCAGGAACCATGGTGTACTGGGCACCGGAACAGCGGAGGCTAGAGCCGTATGACACGTCCGTCGACCTGTGGGCGTTGGGGTTAGTGGCCGTAGAGGTGGCGACCGGCCTACCGTGCCGTCAAGGAGGAACAGCATTGGGCCTCATCCCTGGACGACAAATACCGTGCGGAGATGGAGCGGTTGAGATTCCCCGTCCGATGGTACATCGAAGGTTTGCTCCAGGATAA